The stretch of DNA CTCCACTGCTCATCGGTCAACTCGTAACGCCGAACCACACGTCATTTTTACACTGCCTCCAGGGTTTGCGGACACACCCTAGCGGCGGCGTTTGAAGGGATTCCAGCCCGCGCCGCGCTTCGGGTCGTCTGCGGTCTCGGCGGGGGCCGCCTTGGAGCAGTGAAACGGCAGACGGGGCTGGGCGGGACCGTGCCGTCCCACCACTGGTTTGGCCGTTTCCTCGGGCGGGGGGCCGTCCTCCTCGTACACCTCGTCCTGCGGCGTCTCGCCCAGGGCCCTGAGCAGGGCGCGGCGCACATCGTCGGCGCTGGGCCGCTCGCCGGGGCGCTTGGCCAGGGCCTGGGAGGCCAGGCGCGAGATGGAGCGCGACACCGCCGGGTTGAGGTGGTTCAGCGGCGCCGGAAAGCGCGTGAGGTGCGAGATCATCAGCTCCTCGTACGTGTTTCCCTGGTACGGACGCTCGCCGGAGAGCAGTTCATACATCAGGATGCCCAGGCTGTACACGTCGCTCGCGGCGCTGCTGCCCTCGCCGTGGTAGATCTCCGGGGCCATGTAGTACGGACTGCCGCTGACCTGACCGCCCTGCGCCACGAAATAGGCGTTGCCCAGGTCGCCCAGTGCGGCGCGCCCGTGCGGGTCCACATACACGTTGTGGGCCTTGAGGTCCTGATGCACCGCGCCGAGGTGGTGCAGGTACGCCAGCGCCGAGGCCAGATCGGCCAGGATGCGCAGGGCCGCCGGCTGCTCCAGGAGCTGGCCCTGCTGTGCCAGCTGTTCGTTCAGTGCACCGTCCGGGTAATAGCTCAGGGCCAGAAACGCCTGCGGCCCGAAGGCGGTGCCCGCGTCCGCCCGAATAAGGTGCGGATGCCGGAACTGCAGGGTCAGCCGCACCTCGTTGCCGAAGCGTTCGGCCGCCTCCTTGACGCGCAGCGTGCTCTGCAGCGGCACCTTCAGGGCCACCTCGCGGCCCTGCCGGTCCACCGCCAGATACACCTGCGAGGTGTTTCCACGTCCCAGGAACTGACGCAGGGTGTAACCGGGAATGGTGGGAAAGTCGCTCATAGCATCATGGAATCAGGCGGGGCCGGTCACGGCATTCTAGGGCAGACCGGGGACAGGCGGGGCCGCAGCGTGCGGTCAGCCGCCCGGACTACTCGTCGTCCCCACCCTCCTCGGCCACCCGCTTGCCGGCCATCCATTCCAGTCCGGCCCACATCAGGTCGTCGAGGTCACCGTCGAGGACGTCGTCGGGGTTGTGCTTCATGACGCCGCTGCGGTGGTCCTTGATGTACTGCTTGTCCAGCACATAGCTGCGAATCTGGCTGCCCCACTCGATCTTTTTCTGCTCGCCGCGCGCCTTGGCTTCCTCGGCCTCGCGTTTCTTGATCTCGATGTCGTACAGGCGCTGCTTGAGAATCTGCAGGGCGATCTCGTGGTTCTTGATCTGGCTGCGCGTGACCTGCGAGGCCACCGCGATGCCGGTGGGAAGGTGGGTCAGGCGCACGGCGGAGTCGGTGGTGTTCACGCCCTGGCCGCCCGCACCCTGCGACCGGAACACGTCGCGGCGCAGGTCGCTGTCGGGAATGTGGATGTTGATCTCTTCCTCGGGCACCTCGGCCACCACGTCCACCGAGGCGAACGAGGTGTGGCGGCGGTTGTTGCTGTCGAAGGGAGAGACGCGCACCAGCCGGTGAACGCCATGTTCGGGGGCGAGCATGCCGTAGGCCTTCTCTCCGCGCACGATGAATTCCGAACTCAGCACGCCCGCCTGATCGCCGTCCTGCTGGTCAATGAGTTCGACCTTGTAGCCCCGGCGTTCGCCCCAGCGCATAAACATGCGCGACAGCATGCCTGCCCAGTCCTGGGACTCGGTGCCGCCCGCGCCGCTCTTGACCCGCACGATGGCCGAGGTGTCGGCGTGCTTCATGGTGAACAGCGTTTCCCGGTACAGGGCGTCCACCCGCGCCTGAATGCTGCTCTGTTCCTCGGCGAGCATCTCGCGTTCCTCGGCGTCGGCCATCTCCAGCATCTCGGAGAGGCCCTGCGCGTCGGAGTTCAGCGCCGAGTAGTCCTCCACGATCCGGCGCAGGGTGCCGGCCTCCTGCGTGACCTTGCGGGCGCGGGACGTGTCGTTCCACAGCTCGGGGTCGCTGAGTTCGCGGTCGAGTTCGTTCAGCCTGCGTGTTTTGCCGGGAATGTCAAAGGTACTCCCGGAGCGACGCCAGTTTTTCCAGTAGTTCCTGCATGTAAGCGTGCCTCCCTTCCGCGTGGCCGGCGCTGCTGCGCTGGCCGCTCCCGTTGGCCGGGGCGCGGGCATCTGCCAAGAGCGGAGTATACCGCCTGGGGCGCGGGCATGGCGGGCTGACCCTGGCCCCCGGACCGCCATGCCCGCGCCCGCGCCGTACAATCCCCGCGTGCCCACCGTCTTTCCCCTGCTCGCCGTGGACATCGGCAACACCAGCACCGTGCTCGGCCTGGCCGACGAGACCAAGAACCTGACCCACACCTGGCGCGTGCGGACCAACCGGGAGTCCTTGCCCGACAACCTCGCGCTGCAGCTGCACGGGCTGTTCACCCTCGCCGGGGCCGCGCCGCCCCGCGCCGCCGTTCTGAGCAGCGTGGCTCCGCCGGTGGGGGAGAACTACGCGCTGGCGCTGCGGCGGCACTACGGCATCGAGGCCTTCAGCGTCTCGGCCACCACCCTGCCCGACGTCACGGTGGAACTCGACACGCCCGACGCGGTGGGTGCCGACCGCCTGTGCAACCTGTTCGGGGCCGAGCGCTACATGGCCCACCACGACTACGCCGTGGTCGTGGATTTCGGAACGAGCACCAACTTCGACGTGATCGGGCGGGGGCGGCGTTTTCTGGGCGGCATTCTGGCGACCGGGGCGCAGGTCAGCGCCGACGCCCTGTTCGCCCGCGCCGCCAAGCTGCCGCGCATCACGCTGGAGGCTCCGGAGCGGGCCATTGGCAAGAACACCGTGCAGGCCCTGCAGTCGGGGCTGGTGTACGGCTACGCCGAGATGGTGGACGGCCTGCTGCGCCGCATCCGCGCCGAGTTGCCGGGCCCCGCCGTGGCCATCGCCACCGGCGGCTTCTCACGCACGGTGGAGGGCATCTGCCGCGAGATAGACCAGTACGACGAGACGCTGACCCTGCGTGGCCTGGTGGAGCTGTGGGCCAGCCGGTGATGCGGGGAGCGTGAGGCGAGGGGTGGACTGCGGGTCTGTTGCCCTCACCGGATAGGCTGTCTCCATGATTCCTGCTCCGGAACGGATTGTCAGCCTGCTGCCCAGCGCCACCGACCTGCTGTTCGACCTGGGCCTGGGCGGGCGCGTGGCCGGAGTCAGCCACTCGTGTGACCATCCTGGGGCGGCAGGCCTGCCGGTGCTCACCCGCAGCATCGTGGACTCCGGCGCGCCGCAGGCGGAGATTGACCGCGCCGTGAGCGAGGCGGTCCGTGCGGGCCTTTCTCTCTACACCGTGGACGGCTCCCTGCTGGACGCCCTTGACCCCGCGCTGGTGGTGACCCAGGGGGTGTGCGAGGTCTGCGCGGTCACGCCCGGCAACATCGAGGAAGCGGTGCGGTACCTGCCAGGCTGCCTGCCCACCGCAAATGTTCTGAGCCTGGAAGGGCGCAGCGTGGCCGGAATTCTGGACGACCTGCGGGCCCTGGCCGGGGCCGCGGGGGTGGCGCAGCGGGGCGAAGCCCTGGCGGCCGATGCCCAGCGGCGCTGGGACGCGATAGAACCGGTGCAGACCGCGCCGCGCGTGCTGACGCTGGAATGGGTGGACCCCCCGTTTTACGGCGGACACTGGGTGCCCGAACAGGTGACGCGGGCCGGCGGCGTGAACGTGCTGGGCGCGGCGGGAACCGACTCGGGCCGCGCGGGCTGGGAGGACATCGCCGCCCTGGATCCCGATGTGATCGTGGTGATGTGCTGCGGCTACGGCCTGGAACAGAATGTGGAGTTTGCCCGTGAGGTGCGGGCACGGACCGGTCTGCGGGCCGTCCGCGACGGGCAAGTGTGGGCCGTGGATGCCAACGCCCTCTTCTCACGTCCGGCGCTGGGTGTTGTCCGGGGGGCAGAGGTTCTGGCAGAAGTGCTGCGCGGACGCGAATGTGTGGGGGAAAGCGCGTGCCTGCGGGCCACCCCCACCCCTGTTCACGGCAACGCCTGAACACACGAAGACGAACGCATAGAGAAAACGCATAGAGAAGGGGAAAGGCGGGCTATAGGCAGCCCGCCTTCCTCCACAACTTAAAACTTGAGCCCTACACTCCAACAGCCAGCAGCACCTTGTGAATGGCCCAGCCCAGCGCGATGCAGGTGGGAATGGTGAAGATCCAGGCGCTGACGATCTTGCCGGCAACCTGCCACTTCACCTTCTTGAAGCCCTTGGTGGTGCCCACGCCCATGATCGCGGTGCTGATGGTGTGGGTGGTGCTCACCGGGATGCCCAGGCGGCTGGCGGTTTCGATGATCAGCGCGGCGCTGGTCTCGGCCACAAAGCCGTCCACCGGCTTGAGATCCACGACCTTGAAACCCATGGTCTTGATGATGCGCCAGCCACCGACCGCCGTGCCCAGGCCCATTGCGGCGGCCGCCGACAGGATGACCCACAGCGGCACGATGTCGATCTGGGTGCCGAAGTACGCGCTCAGGGCGAAGGTGATGATGCCCATGGTCTTCTGGGCGTCGTTGCCGCCGTGCGAGAAGGCCATGAACGCGGCGCTGAAGATCTGGGCCCAGCGGAAGGTGCGGGTGACCGTGCGCGGCTTCATCCAGCGCAGAACCAGCCACGCGAGCAGGAACATCAGCAGGATGGGAATCACGAAGCCCAGTGCGGGACTGGTCACCAGACCGGTCAGGGTTTTCCGGACGCCCTTGGGAATGATGATGCCCCAGCCTCCGGCGGCCACACCTGCGCCCACCAGGCTGAAGATCAGCGCGTGGCTGGAGCTGCTGGGCAGGCCCTTCCACCACGTGAACAGGTTCCAGCCGATGGCGCTGAGCAGGGCGGCGCCGACCAGCTCCAGCGTGGCGAACTCCTGAGGCACGATGTCTGCGCTGACGGTCTTGGCCACGGCCGTCCCGGTCAGGGCGCCCACCACGTTCATGATGGCGGACAGGGCGATGGCCTGGGCAGGCGTCAGCACCCGGGTGGCGACCGAGGTGGCGATCGCGTTGGCGGTGTCGTGAAAACCGTTGATGAAATCGAAGATCAGCGCCAGCGTGACGATGACGATCAGGCCGATGAATGCAGGTTCCATCAGATGCGGCTCAGGCGTTCTTCAGGAGAATGCTCTCGACGGTCTTGGCCACGCGCTGCGCCTGATCGCTGGCGTCCTCGATCAGGTCGACAATCTCGCCGCCGCGCATGGCCCGGATCATGCCGGGCACGTCCGTCACGCCCTCGTACAGCGTGCGCTGCACCTCGTCGCTGATGGTGTCGCCCTCGTCTTCCAGCGCACGGATCTCCTGGGCGATCCGGGCCAGTTCCCGGATCTTGCCCGTGTCCTCGATCATGGGCATGCCCTGGGCCAGCAGCGCGCACTGCTTTTCCACCACCCGGGCGAGCGCGGCCATCTGTGGCAGCGGCTTTTCCACGCCGTACAGGCTGAGTTTGCGTGCGGCGTCTTCCATGTCGTCCACCAGATCGTCCAGTTCGTCGTTCAGGGCGATGATGTCCTCGCGGTCAAACGGCACGATGAAGGACTCGGCGAGGAGGTTGGTCACCTCACGCGACAGGCGGTCACCCTCATGTTCCAGATCGCGCACACGCTGGACCTTGGCCTCCACATCGCTGTAATTCTCCAGCAGGTCCACCAGCACCTGTGCGGTGGTGTGGGCGTTGCGGGCGGCCTCGGCGAAGCGGGCGCTGAACTTTGGGTTGCTGGGCATGAATTTAGACAGAACCATGATAAATCCTCCTGATTGTCCTCCGTTATGTCATGGAAATGTCAGGCGGGCGCAGATGGAACTGGAAGCCGAAGGTTTCTGTACTCCAACCGGGGCCGAAGACTCCAGACGAACAGGGCAAACAGGGCCGAGAGGACCCGGGTGCAGGGCGGAGGAATTCACAGCCCTGTGAAGCCCGTGCGTTACCCTGCGGCATGAAAGCCACCTGGAACGGCACCGTGATCGCGCAGTCGGACGACACCGTGGTTGTGGAGGGCAACCACTATTTTCCGGCCGCCAGTGTGAATGCGGAATATCTGCGTCCCAGCGAGACACGGTCGGTGTGTCCGTGGAAGGGCACGGCGAGCTACCACACGCTGGAGGTGGGCGGCCAGCGCAACCCGGACGCCGCGTGGTTCTATCCCGAGCCCAAGGACGCCGCCGCCCAGATCAGGGACCGCGTGGCCTTCTGGAAGGGCGTGCAGGTGTCCGAGGACTGAGCGCGGGGCCAAGGTCAGCTCGGGGACGGAGCGGCCACCCGCACGCCCGCCGTTTCCAGGGCGCGGCGCAGGTCGCGGGCAAGCTCGGCCGCCTCCGCGCCGTCGCCGTGCAGGCACAGCGTGCGGGCCGGGACCGCCACCGCCGCGCCGCCCACGGCCTGTGTCTGGCCTTCCAGGGCGATCCGCACGCCCTGGGCCACCGCCTCGGGGTGTGCAAGCAGGGCTCCCGTCTGCCCGCGCGGCCACAAGCTGCCGTCGGGCGCGTAGCCCCGGTCCGCGAAGCCCTCACCGACGGCGCTCAACCCCCGGACCTGGGCTTCGCGCAGCATCACCGAGTCGTGGCCTGCCAGGCCGAAATACAGCCGCAGTCCACTGTCCGCCGCCGCCTGCGCGATGGCTCCGGCGAGCACCGGGTCGCGCACGGCCATGTTGTACAGCATGCCGTGGGGCTTGACGTGGGCCAGGGGGACTCCCTCACGGGCGGCCACCGTCTTGAGGGCCTCGATCTGCTCGCGCACGAAGGCCGTGACCTCACCGGGGGCAAAGTGCAGCTCCCGCCGCCCGAAGCCTTCGCGGTCCGGAAAACCGGGATGCGCCCCCGCCGCCACGCCATACCTGGCGGCCAGGCGCAGGCTGTCGCGCATGGTCTCCACGTCCCCGGCGTGGCCCCCACAGGCGATGTTGGCGCTGCTGACATGCGGCATGACGGCCGCCTCGTGCGGACTGCCCTCGCCCAGATCGGCGTTCAGGTCGGTGGATGGCATGGGCGCAGGATAGCGGGGCGGTGGCCATGCGCTCCTTCAGGCGTGGGCGTGGCGCCACCCCAGCGCGGCCTCCACGCTCCGCAGGGCCCGTTCCTGTTCGCGCAGCGCGGCGTGGGCGAGGCTCAGGTCCACGGCCCGGAACTGCAGCGTGTCGCCGGGACGCAGCTGGCCCAGCCGGGGCAG from Deinococcus aerophilus encodes:
- a CDS encoding serine/threonine-protein kinase, which translates into the protein MSDFPTIPGYTLRQFLGRGNTSQVYLAVDRQGREVALKVPLQSTLRVKEAAERFGNEVRLTLQFRHPHLIRADAGTAFGPQAFLALSYYPDGALNEQLAQQGQLLEQPAALRILADLASALAYLHHLGAVHQDLKAHNVYVDPHGRAALGDLGNAYFVAQGGQVSGSPYYMAPEIYHGEGSSAASDVYSLGILMYELLSGERPYQGNTYEELMISHLTRFPAPLNHLNPAVSRSISRLASQALAKRPGERPSADDVRRALLRALGETPQDEVYEEDGPPPEETAKPVVGRHGPAQPRLPFHCSKAAPAETADDPKRGAGWNPFKRRR
- the prfB gene encoding peptide chain release factor 2 (programmed frameshift) codes for the protein MQELLEKLASLREYLDIPGKTRRLNELDRELSDPELWNDTSRARKVTQEAGTLRRIVEDYSALNSDAQGLSEMLEMADAEEREMLAEEQSSIQARVDALYRETLFTMKHADTSAIVRVKSGAGGTESQDWAGMLSRMFMRWGERRGYKVELIDQQDGDQAGVLSSEFIVRGEKAYGMLAPEHGVHRLVRVSPFDSNNRRHTSFASVDVVAEVPEEEINIHIPDSDLRRDVFRSQGAGGQGVNTTDSAVRLTHLPTGIAVASQVTRSQIKNHEIALQILKQRLYDIEIKKREAEEAKARGEQKKIEWGSQIRSYVLDKQYIKDHRSGVMKHNPDDVLDGDLDDLMWAGLEWMAGKRVAEEGGDDE
- a CDS encoding type III pantothenate kinase; the encoded protein is MPAPAPYNPRVPTVFPLLAVDIGNTSTVLGLADETKNLTHTWRVRTNRESLPDNLALQLHGLFTLAGAAPPRAAVLSSVAPPVGENYALALRRHYGIEAFSVSATTLPDVTVELDTPDAVGADRLCNLFGAERYMAHHDYAVVVDFGTSTNFDVIGRGRRFLGGILATGAQVSADALFARAAKLPRITLEAPERAIGKNTVQALQSGLVYGYAEMVDGLLRRIRAELPGPAVAIATGGFSRTVEGICREIDQYDETLTLRGLVELWASR
- a CDS encoding cobalamin-binding protein — its product is MIPAPERIVSLLPSATDLLFDLGLGGRVAGVSHSCDHPGAAGLPVLTRSIVDSGAPQAEIDRAVSEAVRAGLSLYTVDGSLLDALDPALVVTQGVCEVCAVTPGNIEEAVRYLPGCLPTANVLSLEGRSVAGILDDLRALAGAAGVAQRGEALAADAQRRWDAIEPVQTAPRVLTLEWVDPPFYGGHWVPEQVTRAGGVNVLGAAGTDSGRAGWEDIAALDPDVIVVMCCGYGLEQNVEFAREVRARTGLRAVRDGQVWAVDANALFSRPALGVVRGAEVLAEVLRGRECVGESACLRATPTPVHGNA
- a CDS encoding inorganic phosphate transporter translates to MEPAFIGLIVIVTLALIFDFINGFHDTANAIATSVATRVLTPAQAIALSAIMNVVGALTGTAVAKTVSADIVPQEFATLELVGAALLSAIGWNLFTWWKGLPSSSSHALIFSLVGAGVAAGGWGIIIPKGVRKTLTGLVTSPALGFVIPILLMFLLAWLVLRWMKPRTVTRTFRWAQIFSAAFMAFSHGGNDAQKTMGIITFALSAYFGTQIDIVPLWVILSAAAAMGLGTAVGGWRIIKTMGFKVVDLKPVDGFVAETSAALIIETASRLGIPVSTTHTISTAIMGVGTTKGFKKVKWQVAGKIVSAWIFTIPTCIALGWAIHKVLLAVGV
- a CDS encoding DUF47 domain-containing protein, coding for MVLSKFMPSNPKFSARFAEAARNAHTTAQVLVDLLENYSDVEAKVQRVRDLEHEGDRLSREVTNLLAESFIVPFDREDIIALNDELDDLVDDMEDAARKLSLYGVEKPLPQMAALARVVEKQCALLAQGMPMIEDTGKIRELARIAQEIRALEDEGDTISDEVQRTLYEGVTDVPGMIRAMRGGEIVDLIEDASDQAQRVAKTVESILLKNA
- a CDS encoding DUF427 domain-containing protein yields the protein MKATWNGTVIAQSDDTVVVEGNHYFPAASVNAEYLRPSETRSVCPWKGTASYHTLEVGGQRNPDAAWFYPEPKDAAAQIRDRVAFWKGVQVSED
- the pxpA gene encoding 5-oxoprolinase subunit PxpA, with product MPSTDLNADLGEGSPHEAAVMPHVSSANIACGGHAGDVETMRDSLRLAARYGVAAGAHPGFPDREGFGRRELHFAPGEVTAFVREQIEALKTVAAREGVPLAHVKPHGMLYNMAVRDPVLAGAIAQAAADSGLRLYFGLAGHDSVMLREAQVRGLSAVGEGFADRGYAPDGSLWPRGQTGALLAHPEAVAQGVRIALEGQTQAVGGAAVAVPARTLCLHGDGAEAAELARDLRRALETAGVRVAAPSPS